The Streptomyces rimosus genomic interval GCCTCGCCATGACCGCCCGCGCCGCGTCCGGGCCCGGCCGGCGCGACGCGATCGCGCGGCGCCTGGTCTGCCACGACTGGCCGGCGCGACGGCTGATGATCACGGCGGTGGACGCGGTGACCGGGCGGCGGACGGCCTTCGACGACACGAGCGGTGCCGGTCTGGTGGACGCGGTGAGCGCGAGCTGCGCGGTGCCCGGCGTGTGGCCGCCGGTGAGCATCGGCGGGCAGCGGTGGATCGACGGCGGCGTGCACTCCAGCGCCAACGCGGACCTCGCCGCCGGGTACGGCCGGGTCGTCGTCCTGGCGCCGGTGGCGGCCGGCGGCGGTCCCCTCGCCAGTGCGCGGTCGCAGGGGGCGGCCTTGACGCGGCGCGGTGCGCGGGTGAGCGTCATCGTGCCCGACCGCGCGGCCCGCGCCGCCTTCGGCCGCAACGTCCTGGACCCGGCCAAGCGCGCCGCCGCGGCCCTTGCCGGGCGCCGCCAGGCCGCGGCGCACGTCAAGGAGGTCCGGGCGGTGTGGGAGGAGTGAAGCGGGGAGGCGGAGGGGGCGGTACGGGCGGTACGCGGCCGGTTCGACGGGGGTCGGAGCGCGCCCCCGTACCGGCACAATGGGACGGTGGACGAAGCAGCCGGGCGGATACGGGACACGCGGGCCGAGGACGGGACAGCCGGGGCGGCGCCTGACGTGGCCGGGACGGGACCGGGGGAGATCCCTTGGTCGCCGAAGTCGCAGGAGGTTCCGGAGCCGCCCAAGTCGCAGGAGGCTGCGAACGCGCCGAAGCTGTCGGATTCGCCGTATTCACCGCAGCGACCTTCCGTGCGGGTCCCGGAGATGCGAGGCACCGGCCAGGAACCGGCCTCGGCACCCGCCCCGGCCTCGTCCCCCGATCCGTCCCCGGCCCCGGAAGCGAACCCCGGCCCGCCCACTCCCGACACCGCCACCCCCACCCCCGACCCCATCCCCATAACCCGCCCCGTCGACTGCGGCACCGCCAAGCTGATGCCGGACGTGGGCCGGGCGCGCGCCTGGCTATTGACCGTGGACGGTGCCCCGCAGTCGTATGTCGATCTCGACGCGCCGACCGAGCTGGAATTCGAGTACGCGCGCCGTCTCGCGGCCCTCCTGGACGCGGCCGCCGCTCCGACCGAGCCGCTCGACGTGCTGCACCTGGGAGGCGGGGCGCTGACCCTGCCGCGCTATCTCGCCGCGACCCGTCCGGGCTCCCGCCAGGACGTCGTCGAGGCCGACCGCGGGCTGCTCGCCCTGGTCGCCGAACATCTGCCGCTGCCCCCGGACAGCGGCATCGCGGTGCGGGCCGAGGACGCCCGTACGGCTCTGGAAGCGGCGACGGAGCGGAGCGCGGACGTGATCGTGGCGGATGTCTTCGGTGGCTCGCGGGTGCCCGCGCATCTGGCCTCGGCCGAGTACGCGCGTGCTGCCGCCCGCGTCCTGCGGCCGTACGGGGTCTACACGGCGAACCTCGCCGACAGCGCGCCTTTCGACTTCCTGCGGGCCCAGCTCGCCAATTTCGCCACCCTTTTCGACCACCTCTGTGTGATCGCCGAACCCGCGGTGCTGCGCGGCCGCCGTTTCGGCAACATCGTGATGGCCGCGTCCCGGGCC includes:
- a CDS encoding patatin-like phospholipase family protein, which encodes MTGTALVLGGGGYTGIGWEIGMLAGLVEAGVDLGTADVVIGTSAGSIVGAQLTSGRLTPEELFARQLVPDTGETAARMGARELARFAYLALRSRDAVDFGVRMGRLAMTARAASGPGRRDAIARRLVCHDWPARRLMITAVDAVTGRRTAFDDTSGAGLVDAVSASCAVPGVWPPVSIGGQRWIDGGVHSSANADLAAGYGRVVVLAPVAAGGGPLASARSQGAALTRRGARVSVIVPDRAARAAFGRNVLDPAKRAAAALAGRRQAAAHVKEVRAVWEE
- a CDS encoding spermidine synthase; translated protein: MPDVGRARAWLLTVDGAPQSYVDLDAPTELEFEYARRLAALLDAAAAPTEPLDVLHLGGGALTLPRYLAATRPGSRQDVVEADRGLLALVAEHLPLPPDSGIAVRAEDARTALEAATERSADVIVADVFGGSRVPAHLASAEYARAAARVLRPYGVYTANLADSAPFDFLRAQLANFATLFDHLCVIAEPAVLRGRRFGNIVMAASRAELPITQLARRTAADVFPARVEHGAALRRLIGDAVPVHDDQAVPSPRPPDGAFSIG